A single genomic interval of Aureliella helgolandensis harbors:
- a CDS encoding prenyltransferase/squalene oxidase repeat-containing protein: MPSDPRSTLANQPPAAPPPIDPNGRAGRAAPQPGTTERPNTGAPPSNPLATPEPSAAQIAPAAEGAPPLTASAPAHSLDHPEPQPQPALGRWGIYWQRVQQYWDSRKTPALLISLILHVSILLLLAFLTFSGQVGMQDGFDFTIQNEANNQEQLTSELKLAAGDSPPPPTSNPEQDWEPPLPAETASTSISELLTLATSEQTTPQPDAAVTELQQLVSGSATSLTASFSGSGVEGRQLLKRQELALARGGTLESEQAVERALEWLAAHQMPSGGWSLVHTGGECNERCGNPGSHERFDPAATGLSLLAFLGAGYTHLEGKHKETVRRGVYFLYQILEETPNGGSFLYQSERGMYNHGIAAFAMCEAYQLTQDRDLLKPAQQAVDFIVHAQSYQGGWGYLPKKPGDLTISGWQMMALKSAQAAGLEIPDATILAIDIFLDTQQAEESSFFGYARPGKSPTCTAIGNMIRLFRGMSHTDPRILQSAAFLNSMGHSGTDAYYNYYVSLYLFHVGDPFWERWNPRVRDYLVRSQANYGHEAGSWYFDNPYGKEGGRLYTTAMCAMTLEVYYRFSPLYQQSDQPFEL, encoded by the coding sequence ATGCCCTCTGATCCTCGCTCGACTCTGGCTAACCAGCCTCCCGCTGCTCCTCCGCCAATCGATCCTAACGGTCGTGCGGGTCGCGCTGCGCCTCAGCCCGGGACAACCGAACGGCCCAACACAGGCGCCCCCCCCTCCAATCCACTGGCCACACCCGAGCCGTCCGCAGCACAGATCGCGCCTGCCGCAGAGGGGGCGCCCCCACTCACAGCGTCCGCCCCTGCCCACTCCCTCGACCACCCCGAACCACAGCCCCAGCCGGCGTTGGGCAGATGGGGAATCTACTGGCAAAGAGTTCAACAATACTGGGATTCTCGCAAAACTCCCGCCCTCCTGATCAGCTTAATCCTACACGTCAGCATCCTGCTTCTGCTGGCCTTCCTAACGTTCTCGGGGCAGGTCGGGATGCAAGACGGCTTTGACTTCACCATCCAAAATGAGGCGAACAACCAGGAGCAATTGACCTCCGAGTTGAAGCTAGCTGCGGGCGACTCACCGCCCCCGCCCACGAGCAATCCCGAACAAGACTGGGAGCCCCCGCTGCCCGCGGAAACGGCCAGCACTTCGATTAGTGAATTGCTAACCCTTGCCACCAGTGAACAGACAACCCCACAGCCCGACGCTGCGGTTACCGAACTCCAACAACTCGTCAGCGGTTCGGCAACTAGTTTAACCGCTTCGTTTTCAGGTTCTGGCGTGGAGGGACGGCAGCTACTGAAACGTCAGGAATTGGCCTTAGCACGCGGTGGAACACTGGAAAGTGAGCAAGCTGTCGAGCGAGCGCTCGAGTGGCTTGCGGCTCACCAAATGCCCAGTGGTGGCTGGTCGCTCGTTCATACGGGCGGTGAGTGCAATGAGCGTTGCGGCAATCCTGGTTCCCACGAACGCTTCGACCCTGCAGCGACCGGTCTGTCCCTACTGGCTTTTCTAGGTGCGGGATACACGCACCTGGAAGGTAAGCACAAGGAGACGGTCCGCCGTGGTGTCTATTTCCTCTACCAGATCCTTGAAGAAACTCCCAACGGCGGCAGCTTCCTCTACCAGAGTGAACGGGGCATGTACAACCACGGCATCGCAGCATTTGCGATGTGTGAGGCCTATCAACTCACCCAAGATCGCGACTTGCTCAAACCGGCTCAACAGGCGGTGGATTTCATTGTTCATGCCCAGAGCTACCAAGGAGGCTGGGGATATCTTCCGAAAAAGCCTGGCGACTTAACGATCTCCGGCTGGCAAATGATGGCGTTGAAAAGTGCCCAAGCAGCCGGACTCGAAATCCCGGACGCAACCATCCTGGCAATCGACATCTTCCTCGATACGCAACAGGCGGAGGAGAGCAGCTTCTTCGGCTATGCTCGTCCCGGGAAATCACCGACGTGCACCGCTATCGGCAATATGATTCGGCTCTTCCGCGGCATGTCCCACACCGATCCACGCATCCTCCAATCCGCCGCCTTCCTCAACAGCATGGGGCACTCCGGCACCGACGCCTACTACAACTACTACGTGTCGCTCTACCTGTTTCACGTAGGTGATCCTTTTTGGGAACGCTGGAATCCACGCGTACGCGACTACCTGGTGCGCTCCCAAGCCAACTACGGGCACGAGGCGGGCAGCTGGTACTTTGACAACCCCTATGGCAAGGAAGGGGGCCGACTCTACACCACCGCCATGTGCGCTATGACCCTGGAAGTCTACTATCGGTTCTCCCCTCTCTACCAACAGTCGGACCAACCGTT
- a CDS encoding prenyltransferase/squalene oxidase repeat-containing protein, with amino-acid sequence MDYPELSETSPRSAETRRTRGEASPSSEIPHSWHPTEEFEQQRATALRRRFFWTAAPSWLISLLIHVALILILAAITLEPVQKVISILQASSGGDAVALEEFDLQSPDMDLQAQPLDEPLSAPPPPMSDSAPLPEFTAPPPPTIQPLAPSLELNAITESVMPSQMLSTSALAQMSSALNSRSSASKSEMLERFGGSAASEKSVAMALRWLAQHQAPDGGWDFNHSRLCRNQCPDPGSKIYARNGATAMGLLPFLGAGQTHLEGQYKDTVKRGLSFLINRMQVTNETPPHGSWHEDGGTMYSHGLAAIAVCEAYAMTRDPDLIQPAQLAINYLVYAQDPRGGGWRYQPKSPGDTSVVGWCLMALKSGKMANLVVPPSTFRGTSNFLDFVSTNNGAYYGYEEPTSEIDSRKSTIAVGLLCRMYMDWPKDHPGLQDGIKFLAAKGPQVDDLYFSYYATQVMRHQGGPLWDKWNQGMRDALIQAQATEGHAAGSWYTGGPHATAGGRLAATSFATMILEVYYRHMPLYREKSANADDFEI; translated from the coding sequence ATGGATTACCCTGAACTGAGTGAAACTTCTCCCCGCTCGGCCGAGACGCGCCGAACGCGTGGCGAGGCGTCTCCCTCTTCGGAGATCCCCCACAGCTGGCATCCGACGGAAGAGTTTGAACAGCAGCGCGCAACAGCCTTGCGGCGGCGTTTCTTCTGGACGGCTGCCCCCAGCTGGCTGATCAGCCTCCTCATCCATGTGGCGCTAATCCTGATCCTCGCAGCGATTACCCTGGAACCCGTCCAGAAAGTCATTAGCATCCTTCAAGCCAGCTCGGGTGGAGATGCGGTGGCGTTGGAAGAGTTCGACTTGCAGAGCCCCGATATGGACCTCCAGGCACAACCACTGGACGAGCCGCTGTCTGCACCGCCCCCCCCGATGAGCGACAGTGCCCCACTGCCTGAATTTACCGCGCCACCGCCGCCTACCATCCAACCCCTGGCGCCATCGCTTGAGCTCAATGCAATCACTGAGAGCGTGATGCCCTCGCAAATGCTCAGCACGTCTGCCCTGGCGCAAATGTCCTCTGCGTTGAACAGTCGCTCTTCGGCCAGCAAGAGCGAAATGCTGGAGCGTTTCGGGGGAAGCGCTGCCAGTGAAAAATCGGTTGCCATGGCGCTTCGCTGGCTTGCACAGCATCAAGCACCCGATGGAGGCTGGGACTTCAACCACTCTCGCTTGTGCCGCAATCAATGCCCAGATCCAGGCAGCAAGATTTACGCGCGCAACGGAGCCACGGCCATGGGCCTGCTGCCCTTCCTAGGCGCCGGACAAACTCACCTCGAAGGACAGTACAAAGATACGGTGAAACGCGGACTGAGCTTCCTCATCAACCGCATGCAAGTTACCAACGAAACGCCCCCCCACGGATCCTGGCATGAAGACGGAGGCACCATGTATTCTCATGGATTGGCTGCCATTGCCGTGTGCGAAGCCTACGCAATGACCCGCGACCCCGATCTAATCCAGCCTGCCCAGTTGGCGATCAACTATCTCGTTTATGCCCAAGATCCACGTGGTGGAGGATGGCGTTACCAACCAAAATCGCCGGGTGATACCTCCGTGGTGGGCTGGTGCCTGATGGCGCTAAAGAGTGGCAAAATGGCCAACCTAGTCGTCCCCCCCAGCACCTTCCGAGGAACGTCTAACTTTCTAGACTTCGTAAGCACCAATAACGGCGCCTACTATGGGTACGAGGAGCCCACGTCGGAAATCGATAGCCGGAAAAGCACGATCGCAGTCGGGCTGCTGTGCCGGATGTACATGGACTGGCCCAAGGACCATCCAGGTCTACAAGATGGCATCAAATTCCTGGCTGCCAAAGGTCCCCAAGTCGACGACCTGTACTTCAGCTACTACGCAACGCAGGTCATGAGACACCAAGGAGGCCCCCTATGGGACAAATGGAATCAAGGCATGCGGGATGCATTGATCCAAGCTCAGGCCACCGAAGGACATGCCGCCGGTAGTTGGTATACCGGGGGCCCCCACGCTACTGCCGGCGGACGCTTAGCCGCCACCTCCTTTGCGACAATGATCCTGGAAGTCTACTATCGGCACATGCCGCTGTACCGTGAAAAATCGGCCAACGCCGACGACTTTGAGATCTAA
- a CDS encoding 50S ribosomal protein bL37, giving the protein MTKPTRKLKKANHGARPANSKARKAKRRKVKTRI; this is encoded by the coding sequence ATGACCAAGCCAACTCGCAAGTTAAAGAAGGCCAATCACGGAGCTCGCCCAGCCAACTCGAAGGCTCGGAAAGCCAAGCGTCGCAAGGTCAAGACACGCATCTAG
- a CDS encoding 3-hydroxyacyl-ACP dehydratase FabZ family protein, translating to MAARELIYDPAMLDFTNVISDAEEIRKYNPQRFEMEQLTAIIHEDLEHHVCVGYKDVTHDEFWVRGHMPNMPLMPGVVMLEAAAQMCSYFSQKYDLLGAAMVGFGGLEDVRFRDPVIPGDRLVLMCEMTKLRRGRIVVTKFQGFVRERLAVEGVLKGIPIPIDVVNSQLAQAAANAPKGK from the coding sequence GTGGCAGCGCGTGAACTGATTTATGATCCGGCAATGCTCGATTTCACGAATGTGATTTCGGATGCGGAGGAAATCCGTAAATACAATCCGCAGCGGTTCGAAATGGAACAGTTGACGGCAATTATCCACGAAGACCTCGAGCATCATGTTTGCGTGGGGTACAAAGATGTCACCCATGACGAATTTTGGGTGCGAGGACACATGCCCAACATGCCCTTGATGCCGGGAGTCGTCATGCTGGAGGCAGCCGCACAAATGTGCAGCTACTTCTCCCAGAAGTACGATTTGCTCGGGGCTGCCATGGTTGGGTTCGGCGGGCTGGAGGATGTGCGTTTTCGCGATCCCGTTATTCCCGGTGACCGCTTGGTGTTGATGTGTGAAATGACCAAGCTGCGGCGCGGAAGAATTGTGGTGACGAAGTTCCAAGGTTTCGTCCGCGAGCGACTCGCCGTTGAGGGAGTCCTCAAAGGGATTCCAATTCCGATCGATGTGGTTAACTCCCAATTGGCTCAAGCTGCTGCGAACGCCCCTAAAGGGAAGTAA
- a CDS encoding diacylglycerol/lipid kinase family protein, translating to MNGPTPRILIAANPNSGASSSVAKVSALCEALNQSGFDCEILTSLEGVRAASLQAEAAGNLRAVISAGGDGTVDALANLLPATIPLQVFPLGTENLLAKYLGLRGDIRQACATAIANRRFKMDAGIANGKIFLVMLSVGFDAEVVRQMTALRRGHISRWSYVRPIFRTLLRYGFPALNYRLNGSLDRESVGDEPVGGIPRMPSASKRDARPTDTNVTEFSGESNPVACEPLPEISTGDTRGSAAWVFVFNVPRYAASLNFCPQADPTDGLLDICTFSKPGIAYGLGYFARLRLGTHQKMAGFQHMRCSQLSIDQPLLQEEPRGVPFQMDGDSGGILPLQIRSAPKRLTLIIPSS from the coding sequence ATGAACGGTCCTACTCCACGAATCTTAATTGCTGCGAACCCCAATTCTGGGGCTAGTTCGTCTGTCGCCAAGGTCTCTGCACTATGCGAAGCGCTCAACCAGAGTGGTTTCGATTGTGAGATCCTGACTTCTCTCGAGGGGGTTCGGGCGGCAAGTTTGCAAGCGGAGGCGGCCGGTAATCTGCGAGCGGTCATTTCGGCAGGTGGGGATGGTACGGTCGATGCTCTGGCAAACCTGCTGCCCGCCACGATTCCGCTCCAAGTCTTTCCGCTGGGTACCGAGAATCTGTTGGCGAAGTACCTCGGATTGCGTGGCGACATTCGGCAGGCGTGTGCAACGGCAATTGCCAATCGCCGATTCAAGATGGATGCAGGGATCGCCAATGGCAAGATCTTTCTGGTGATGTTGAGCGTGGGTTTTGATGCGGAAGTTGTCCGTCAGATGACGGCGCTGCGGAGGGGGCACATCAGTCGCTGGTCCTACGTGCGTCCCATCTTCCGAACCTTGCTACGCTACGGCTTTCCGGCACTCAACTATCGGCTTAATGGCTCCTTGGATCGTGAATCGGTCGGTGACGAGCCTGTTGGGGGGATCCCTCGCATGCCCTCCGCATCGAAGCGCGATGCGCGGCCGACGGACACTAACGTCACTGAATTTTCTGGGGAGTCGAACCCTGTCGCTTGCGAGCCGTTGCCGGAAATTTCCACTGGCGATACGCGTGGTTCGGCCGCTTGGGTGTTTGTCTTTAACGTCCCGCGATACGCGGCTTCCCTTAACTTTTGTCCCCAAGCCGATCCGACCGACGGCTTGCTGGACATCTGCACTTTTTCGAAACCGGGGATTGCCTACGGTCTAGGCTACTTTGCACGACTCCGGCTCGGCACGCATCAAAAGATGGCTGGATTTCAGCACATGCGGTGCAGCCAGCTGTCGATCGATCAGCCTCTACTTCAGGAGGAGCCACGCGGCGTGCCCTTCCAGATGGATGGTGACAGTGGGGGTATACTACCGTTACAGATTCGATCGGCGCCGAAGCGTTTGACATTGATTATTCCCTCATCATAG
- the kdsA gene encoding 3-deoxy-8-phosphooctulonate synthase yields MDEVNIGPIACGSKATPLTIIAGPCVIENRDLTLSIAESLRGFCEELGLPLVFKASFDKANRTSGTAFRGLGIQEGLRVLEEVGQTLGLPTVTDIHLPEQAAPAAEVCQLLQIPAFLARQTDLLLAAAQTDRPINVKKGQFMAPQDMQYVLEKLRTAGAAGVLLCERGTFFGYGRLVNDMQSLPLMRSFGAPVIFDATHSVQQPGGLGGATGGNREMVWPLARAAVAVGVDGVFLETHPDPDTSPSDGANMVPLDSVQKLLSQLRDLSRVVSGW; encoded by the coding sequence TTGGATGAAGTTAACATTGGCCCCATCGCCTGCGGCAGCAAGGCCACACCACTGACCATTATCGCTGGTCCGTGCGTCATCGAGAATCGCGATTTAACTCTCTCGATTGCGGAGAGCTTGCGGGGCTTCTGCGAAGAGTTGGGACTGCCGCTCGTCTTTAAGGCCTCCTTTGACAAGGCCAATCGCACGAGTGGCACGGCCTTTAGAGGGCTCGGGATTCAGGAGGGGCTGCGCGTGCTGGAGGAGGTTGGCCAGACATTGGGGTTGCCCACGGTAACCGACATCCACCTACCTGAGCAGGCGGCCCCAGCAGCCGAGGTGTGCCAGCTCTTGCAAATCCCAGCCTTCCTGGCAAGGCAAACCGATCTCTTGCTCGCCGCCGCCCAAACCGATCGACCCATCAATGTCAAAAAGGGGCAATTTATGGCGCCTCAGGACATGCAGTACGTGCTGGAAAAGTTGCGTACGGCGGGAGCCGCGGGTGTCCTGCTTTGCGAGCGTGGGACCTTCTTCGGCTACGGAAGGTTGGTCAATGACATGCAATCGTTGCCCTTGATGCGCAGTTTTGGGGCGCCCGTTATCTTTGATGCAACCCATTCCGTTCAGCAGCCTGGGGGGCTAGGGGGCGCAACCGGAGGCAATCGCGAGATGGTTTGGCCGCTGGCCCGTGCCGCGGTGGCGGTGGGGGTCGATGGGGTTTTCTTGGAGACGCACCCCGATCCCGACACCTCTCCCAGTGACGGAGCGAACATGGTTCCGTTGGATAGCGTACAAAAGCTATTGTCGCAGTTACGAGACCTTTCGCGCGTTGTCTCAGGCTGGTAG
- a CDS encoding tetratricopeptide repeat protein: MNSRLPTRLNSAAFPVGPLLCLAALLCAGFTTGCYARRGNNAERLAQQIEEGKTKNDHLRKALRHLVQMTPVNRENYIPEVQLELNTWLKDADTTSSQYAPSPLLQSIPADRLEAVGCSHPVNLNFSYWDVEYLFERHLMQQLAKWVIAFPMRDNLLQPVLEKERSHQTPAEALQLEEAYKLFDWTIRNIALTPDREPSEDLLENPTSLSGDRVLGCDYLPWETVLYSSGDFVERGRVFTALADQRGIDTFWVANEAAGAAAGKLWTIGVLIGKDVYLFEPSLGMPILDPDAETLATLAAAQTNDRILRRLDLPGQFDYPLDAGELKSIKLFMDVVPAAGSARMKILEGQLLGEERMVLFEDLDALQSRISAAVPDAPVEIWQAPLLAQLRAAEVREMLKTTSPAMMNYLNQHGVWLMDNPAARGRLAHLWGEFENTNEKRGALALYMDNRIDDDSLRKLLNDPDVQRELGVPRAPGEPMEQYQMRVLQAQAVLGLAKVDTAFLLAQLHFDRGNYEAAENFLRKRVLEDGRAQKWHAAGWYLLGRIEQELGRLPEATEALTHQPSPQEPGNRLRLRYLKREASN; this comes from the coding sequence ATGAATTCTCGTCTGCCAACACGCTTGAACTCCGCAGCCTTTCCAGTGGGGCCGCTTCTGTGCTTAGCCGCGTTATTGTGCGCTGGATTCACTACGGGTTGCTATGCGAGGCGGGGCAATAATGCAGAGCGGTTGGCCCAGCAGATCGAGGAGGGGAAGACGAAGAATGATCACTTGCGTAAAGCCCTTCGCCACCTCGTCCAAATGACTCCAGTCAATCGTGAGAACTACATTCCGGAAGTGCAGCTCGAGTTAAACACTTGGCTGAAGGACGCCGACACGACTTCCTCGCAGTACGCTCCCAGCCCCTTGCTGCAGAGCATTCCGGCCGACCGGCTGGAGGCCGTGGGTTGCAGTCATCCCGTAAATCTGAACTTTAGCTACTGGGATGTCGAGTATCTTTTTGAGCGGCATTTGATGCAGCAACTTGCCAAGTGGGTGATCGCCTTCCCGATGCGGGACAATTTACTGCAGCCCGTCCTGGAAAAAGAACGCTCCCATCAAACTCCTGCAGAAGCACTTCAACTCGAAGAAGCCTACAAGTTGTTCGATTGGACGATCCGCAATATTGCGCTCACTCCCGATCGAGAGCCCTCCGAGGACTTGCTTGAAAATCCAACCTCCCTGAGCGGCGACAGGGTGCTGGGTTGCGACTACCTCCCCTGGGAAACCGTTCTCTATTCGTCGGGAGACTTTGTGGAGCGAGGGAGGGTTTTTACGGCGCTCGCTGATCAACGCGGTATCGATACCTTTTGGGTTGCCAATGAGGCTGCAGGTGCGGCAGCCGGAAAATTGTGGACGATTGGTGTCTTAATCGGCAAGGACGTGTACTTGTTCGAGCCCTCGCTGGGGATGCCAATTCTCGACCCCGATGCGGAGACCTTGGCCACGCTAGCGGCAGCGCAGACGAACGACCGCATTCTCCGGCGACTCGATTTGCCAGGCCAATTCGACTACCCCTTAGATGCGGGTGAGCTGAAGTCAATCAAGCTGTTCATGGATGTTGTTCCGGCTGCCGGTAGTGCAAGGATGAAGATCTTGGAGGGGCAGTTGCTCGGCGAGGAGCGCATGGTGCTGTTCGAAGATTTGGATGCGCTGCAGTCGCGAATCTCTGCCGCTGTCCCCGATGCGCCGGTTGAAATCTGGCAAGCTCCACTGTTGGCGCAGCTGCGAGCCGCCGAAGTGCGCGAGATGTTGAAGACGACATCGCCAGCCATGATGAACTACTTGAACCAGCATGGTGTGTGGTTGATGGATAACCCGGCTGCGAGAGGTCGCTTAGCTCACCTGTGGGGCGAATTCGAAAACACAAACGAGAAACGCGGCGCCCTGGCCCTCTACATGGACAATCGGATCGACGACGATTCGCTTCGCAAGCTCCTCAACGATCCCGATGTGCAACGCGAACTTGGAGTTCCCAGGGCGCCTGGTGAGCCAATGGAGCAATATCAGATGCGAGTTCTCCAAGCGCAGGCCGTCCTGGGCTTGGCCAAGGTGGATACCGCATTTCTGTTGGCCCAACTCCATTTTGATCGTGGCAATTACGAAGCCGCAGAGAACTTCCTACGCAAACGCGTGCTCGAGGATGGCCGCGCTCAGAAATGGCATGCAGCCGGCTGGTATCTGTTGGGTCGCATAGAGCAGGAGTTGGGGCGATTACCGGAAGCGACCGAGGCCCTGACGCACCAGCCTAGCCCGCAAGAGCCTGGCAATCGACTGCGTCTGCGCTATCTAAAGCGGGAAGCCAGCAATTAG
- the mscL gene encoding large-conductance mechanosensitive channel protein MscL, whose amino-acid sequence MSLVKEFREFAMRGNVIDLAVGVVIGGAFQKIVSSFVANIVMPPLNLLTAKANVNFNELALRVKTEAPVLDDTGAPIIEDGVAKMETYNYAILNYGALIQTIFDFLLIAIAIFLAVKMINTAKARFEKEEEAAPKAPSEDIVLLREIRDSLNNRS is encoded by the coding sequence ATGAGTCTCGTCAAAGAATTTCGCGAGTTCGCGATGCGCGGCAATGTCATTGATTTAGCCGTAGGGGTAGTCATTGGAGGAGCTTTTCAAAAAATTGTGAGCTCTTTTGTAGCCAACATTGTCATGCCACCTCTGAATCTCTTGACCGCCAAGGCGAATGTTAACTTCAATGAGCTAGCTTTGAGGGTCAAGACTGAAGCACCCGTTCTCGACGACACGGGTGCTCCAATTATCGAAGATGGAGTCGCGAAAATGGAAACCTACAACTACGCCATTTTGAACTACGGTGCATTGATTCAGACCATCTTCGACTTCCTGCTAATCGCCATCGCCATCTTCCTTGCGGTGAAGATGATCAATACCGCCAAGGCGCGTTTCGAAAAGGAAGAGGAAGCGGCCCCCAAGGCGCCGTCGGAAGATATCGTCTTGCTGCGTGAAATTCGCGACTCGCTGAACAACCGCAGTTAG